acatttggaaactcaattgaacttaagaaatctGGTCTTCCCTCAAAGTGAATACCTACTCCTTCTTCTAACAAACAACCACGCTTAGCCATTCCATCCGCAGCAAAATTCGCTTCACAAAAAGTGTGTTCAAACCGAATAGCACCATATAAACCCTTAGCATTCAGCCATCTTTGTGTAGCAAACCATGGAACATTATCCTCCTCCAAAGCCTTCAGCACCGAAGAAGAGTCTGATCTAATCAACAAACGATCATAACCCCATTGAATTGCCCATTCaagaccaacaataataccatataaCTCAGCCATATAGTTAGTCGCAATTCCTAAGCCAATACACATTGCCCCAACCACTTCCAAACTCGCATTTCTAgccacaacaccagcccctgccACTCCCGGGTTTCCTCTTGAGGCACCATCAGTACACAACATCAATTCATTGTTATTAGGAGGCGTCCAATAACACTCCTTTGGATCTGAAATCTTCACTTTCCTATGCTTAACACGAAagaaatccaaaattctcaaATCTGCTACCGTATTGTACATAAAACTCTTCATTCTAGCTGAGTATTCATGCATCAAATTGAACACTCTTTTTTGGAAAAAGGACCAGCAAGGAACTTTCTTCTCATATACCTTCTTATTTCTAGTGAACCAAAGCTCAGATCGCATAACCAAATTTGCTACCAGCCACAAATCCCTAACAATGCCACTTTGAAGCCTAGCTCCATTGTAAGACGTGACCAAATCATAATGAGGTTTTATATTGAAAATACCTGCTATCCAGTTCCAAGCTTTTTGCGCAAAACTACAGCTCCAGAGGACGTGCTGAAGTGTATCCTCTTCAATATGACAAACGCTGCACCTAGAAGCCAATTGAATCTTAAACCTGCTGCGAactttatcaagagttgcacacgcTCCCCGAACAAACTTCCAATtctgagccgccaaagaaggatgcacaACTTTCCTCCACAATAGCGAAGCTTCTTTCATAGTAGGGAACTTCTTTCTAATCAAATCTCTAGCTGACTTAACTGAAAACACACCCTTCATATCAGGCATCCAAATCCTCTTGTCCCTCCCACTACAAAGCGTTGGCAAATTCTCCATAACCACACCAGCACTAACAAGATCTTGCAAGTGAGCTCCTTGCAACAGCCAATTACCATGAGAAATAATATCACAAACCCGACCTGATCTGTCCAAGTCTGAACGATTAAGAACACTTGCCAAAGTCTCACTTCCATACCACACATCATAGAAAAGAGACGTATTCCTCCCATCTCCAATGATGCATTTTGTATTATTCACAacttccttatgaacccaacgaattccaggaagaatagaagattttacACCATCCATCTTGAGACGCCCATCCCTGCAAGTGAATTTAGACTCCAAAAAACGAGCCCACCTCTTAGAAGAAGATTTAATAGACCACCAAAGCTTCATAAGCAAAGCCTTGTTCATAGTTTTTAAACTAGTGATTCCAAGACCACCCTCCTCCACAGGGCTGCACAGTTTATCAAAACCAAccacaaaagctctagaaagatttgAATCACCCGACCAAAGGAAATTACGGATCACACGCTCACTTTGCTGAATGAATTTCACCGGCCACTTATACACAGacatattatgaatggaataactcgaaagaacatttttaactagaacaactctgtcttgaaaagaaagcatcttacctttcagaaccgaaagttgctcTTTAAGCTTATCCACCACATTgctaatatgatgatatctcacCGCACCAGGCATAACTTTCACCCCCAAATAACGATCAGGAAAATGCGTAACTTCCATCCCTAGAAAAGCAGCAATGGTATGACGTCTACTCAAAGAGCCACCACCAAAGTAAATTTTGCTCTTCTCTCTACAAACACGCTGACCTGAAGCTTGCTGATAAGAATCAAGCAACTTCACCAAACTTCTCaagctcttcatatttcccttgcaaaaaatcataatatcatcagcaaagaataaatgagttggagcaataccattaCGCCTAACCAGGTGAGACATATCCTTGTTTTGAAAAAGTTTTGTGAtgtttctactaagaacatcctcaatcaaaacaaaaataagaggcgaaagaggatccccctgacgcaaccctctattaattttgaaaaaacctTCCGGGCTACCATTGAGCAGAATAGATATGCGCGCTGACTCCAGAATTTTCTAAATCCACAAACACCAATCCTCAGAAAAACCATATCTTCTAAACACCTCCATAATGAAAGACCAATTAACAGAatcaaaagcttgagaaatatcaagcttcaggcccaaattaccatccttccttttgatgtgcagctcattcaccatctcagaagccaaactaatattctcatgaatattcCTACCTTTCATAAAAGCCACCTGCTCCTCTGACACTAACTTATCCAACACCCGACCAAGTCTAGTAGCCAGAATTTTAgtgaaaatcttgaagaagaaattgcttaGACCGATAGGTCTATATTTCCTCAAGCTATCCGCACCTCTAACCTTAGCAATCAAAATAATTAGGCTAGAATTCGAACCCTTCGGAATTGACTTAGAAGTCCAAGCATAAACAATAGCCGAATGAAGATCCTGCTGAATTATATCCCAAcagtgtctataaaaacaccctgagaaaccatctggacccgGAGCACTATCCGCACCTAAATCAAAAACTGCTGATTTAATTTCATCCAAAGAAGGAATGGCATCTAACATCTGCTTATCAGTCATAGAAATGGActcatgctcataatcaaagaGATTATCCTCAATAGGAAGATCCACACCATTGAACTTCGACTCATAATAAGAAACCACATGGTCACGAAGCTGAATAGGCTCTGAGATAGTCACACCATCTTCAGTAACCAACTCCGAGATTGTATTTGCGCTCCTTCGAATGTTTATATTGCTGTGAaaaaaagaagtgttactagaaccctccaaaatCCACCTATTACGAGCCTTTTGTTTCAACATAGTAAGATGTTGCATACGAACATCTTGAACCGCCACCAGAGAATCCTTCATAATGTTCAATTTAGAAGTATTAAAAGGATCCTCATCAGAATTCCTACAAGCCACTTCAAACTTAAGTTGAGCTTGTTTCAGCCTAGCATTCACATTTCCAAAGACCGTTTGATTCCACAATTTGATTGCCTCCTTCAACCTTCTCAAtttataaggaaaaataaaatccaaattaCCATAAACCGGAGACTTCCAAGAATCTTCCACCATTCTCAAGAAATcaggatgagaaaaccacattttttggatacgaaaaggagcacgccTAGGCCTCGGAGCAAGGAAAGGAAACCCAATAAGCGTCgaatgatcagaaacttccctaggaagagctttacaccgccaattcgaaaacttagctaACCAAGGCTCATtgataatagcacgatccaattTACTAagaattctaccaacaccagattgaccattagtccaagtaaacttagaccccaaagaatctgcttcaaaaagatcattatcctccatccaatcagaaaactcattaatgcAAGAGACACGAACCTCACGGCCTcccttcttttcatcttgacgaagaacacagtTGAAATCTCCCATTATCAGCCAAGGAGTTGTAGTATCCCCAGCTGAAAGTTGAGACCATAATCTTcttcgaaaaacttgaatataactagcatgaacaaaagagattaaaACCCCCTCAGTTCTAACAGTAATTGCTTGCCTAGTCATATTAACCACCTCTGGATCTTCAATATTAGCACTCCACAGGATCCAAAGATTCCCAATATTATGCATAGAAGAATTATGAACAACCTTCTTCATAAAACCAATTAAATTTAACTTACAAATTACCTTGTCAGAGAACTTAATCTTTGGCTCAGCAACACAAAGAATCTCCGGCTTCAGATCATGAACAAGTTCACGTAACTTCTGCCCAGCCTCCACCTTTGCCACCCCATTGATATTCCAATAGAGCACACGCATTAGGAAACTATATTCTTTGAATTATTACTAGCATCAGGAATCCTATCAGAATTCCGTTTAAGTATAACTGGGGAGAATCCCTTTCTAACTCGAATTCCCAAATCATTGATCTCAGTTTCCGAATCAGACTTGGACTCCTTATTTGTACTTTGTTGAGAAGTACTTTTCTGATCATTagaaatccgaatcctaacaggtTTCCTTGATTTCTTTGGCTGCTCCACGGGTATGTCAGACCATTTAGACCCCCTAACACCTGACGAAGCCTTCTCTGGAGTGATTTCTTCATCTGAACTCTCCTCCCTTTGCTCATTGGAATGCTGCACAGAATCCAACCCCAACTCAGCAGACAAAACATTGAATTTATTAGGAGAAAGCACACAATCATTCTCATTAATAGCTTTGTAGCGAGACAAATTCTCAATATTTTCCACCACAACATCACATCCCTTCCTTCCTGAAGTTTCAAAAGGAGCAGAAGAAGAGCTAGCATTAGTCTTATCAGTGATAGAGTGATTAGTTCTAGCCAATTCACCACTCCCTACTGACTTAGCTGAGGTTCCAATTTCACCCACTGGTAACCTACTAGCTAATACTCCTTTCTCAGCTAACGCCTGTTTTGCTTTCTCTAAAGCTACAGACGCTGCATGAAAAACAGCTTCAGAAGAAGCTAGCTCATTCTCAAACTGATTGGTTTCCTCCACACCAATAGCATTCTCCTCTACTTCACCTGGTAACACAGCAAGAACACCATCTTGTTCCGCATTTTTTGAAGCATCATGCTCCGCATCTTTTGAAGCATTATCACCACCAGGAAAGTTCTCAGCATTCTTTCTTTTATGCTGCCTCCTATTCCTAGCAGTTTGCCAGCCTTTGGAAGAATCTCCCTTTGTTGTAGTATCAGCCTTTGAAGAGTTATCATCACCCTTTGTTTGCCTCCTGCACTCATCATCATTGTGCCCAAtaatgcagcacttcatacagaattttgGAGACCGTGGAATCTCCAAGTATTGCCAGAAAGTACGTCCCCCAGCTGTAATCTTGATTCTGCTAGGAATGTGCTTCGCAAAATCCACATCCACCAAAACTGAGGCAAAGTTACCATATTCTAGATTAAGAGTTCTCTGATCAACTACAATGGGAGTGCCTAATACCTTccccatagataacaagttcttctctgtccatagttctgcatggagacctggaaagtgaacccatacgtttgcatgggaagttttttgacgttcaggatcaaaacctgggtaccaatccatcaGTTTGAGCTCATGTTGATTTACATACCATTTAGTGCGTCGAATCCTCTCTTTTGTTTCAGCATCATGTAACATAACCACGAAAAATCCATTACTCATAGTCATAAACCTTGCTGAGCTAGGGTTTATCTGCCATTGATTAACCAAGCTGGATTTCACTTCCACAAACTTCAATCCCGTGAAGTTCAGACGTGCAATAAAACTATGCTCAAAGGGTTTACATCCTTCTTGATAAAAATCAGCTGGAATAATAAGAGAAggctctccatcaatcagagtagggtTTGGCAAGCTATTAATATCCACACACGTAGGCTGCAAAGTCTGTTTTCCTTTTACTTTATCCGCAAAAGATTGTTGCTGGGAC
The DNA window shown above is from Papaver somniferum cultivar HN1 unplaced genomic scaffold, ASM357369v1 unplaced-scaffold_36, whole genome shotgun sequence and carries:
- the LOC113342341 gene encoding uncharacterized protein LOC113342341; amino-acid sequence: MGKVLGTPIVVDQRTLNLEYGNFASVLVDVDFAKHIPSRIKITAGGRTFWQYLEIPRSPKFCMKCCIIGHNDDECRRQTKGDDNSSKADTTTKGDSSKGWQTARNRRQHKRKNAENFPGGDNASKDAEHDASKNAEQDGVLAVLPGEVEENAIGVEETNQFENELASSEAVFHAASVALEKAKQALAEKGVLASRLPVGEIGTSAKSVGSGELARTNHSITDKTNASSSSAPFETSGRKGCDVVVENIENLSRYKAINENDCVLSPNKFNVLSAELGLDSVQHSNEQREESSDEEITPEKASSGVRGSKWSDIPVEQPKKSRKPVRIRISNDQKSTSQQSTNKESKSDSETEINDLGIRVRKGFSPVILKRNSDRIPDASNNSKNIVS